In a genomic window of bacterium:
- a CDS encoding ABC transporter permease: MNLRPELPAPLRRILAVVRKELRQLMRDQLTAGFVVGVPIVQLALFGYAINQDMRHARTVVVDHTNSSISRQFVGELVATQTFDIVTYVATEHEARRMLRAGDVDVVVQIPPDFTRDFYRGVGMEVSFIVDATDPTLARAVRASANGLESWLNQRVGTFALTREALESEKTSQSPWRFSVLTRYNPELRTPVFVVPALLGVILTSTMMLMTALSIVRERERGTFEFLIGTPVHRFELMIGKILPYVAIGLVQIVIVLAAGLILFSVPVRGSLFALGVASILFIGANLTLGLVISSVTANQLQATQLSFFFFLPSVLLSGFMFPFGAMPRPAQWLGLLLPLTHYVRMTRGILLRGSGLGDLLPEAAALALFLVVTLALATRLFKKEVG; this comes from the coding sequence ATGAATCTCCGGCCTGAGCTTCCGGCACCGCTGCGCCGCATTCTGGCGGTCGTGAGGAAGGAGCTGCGTCAGCTGATGCGCGACCAGCTCACGGCCGGCTTCGTCGTTGGCGTTCCGATCGTCCAGCTCGCTCTCTTCGGGTATGCCATCAATCAGGACATGCGCCACGCCCGCACCGTGGTGGTGGATCACACCAATAGCAGCATCTCGCGCCAGTTCGTCGGTGAGCTGGTGGCGACTCAGACGTTTGACATTGTCACCTACGTGGCCACGGAACATGAGGCGCGGCGCATGCTCCGGGCCGGCGACGTCGACGTGGTCGTCCAGATTCCACCGGACTTCACTCGCGATTTCTATCGCGGAGTCGGTATGGAGGTCTCGTTCATCGTCGACGCGACCGATCCGACCCTCGCCCGCGCCGTGCGCGCCTCGGCCAACGGGCTGGAATCATGGCTCAACCAACGAGTCGGGACCTTCGCGTTGACTCGCGAAGCCTTGGAGTCGGAGAAGACCTCCCAGAGCCCCTGGAGGTTCTCGGTTCTGACGCGTTACAACCCGGAGTTGCGGACTCCCGTGTTCGTCGTGCCGGCGCTGCTGGGAGTGATCCTGACCTCGACGATGATGTTGATGACGGCGCTGTCGATCGTGCGCGAGCGCGAGCGCGGGACCTTCGAGTTTCTGATCGGGACCCCGGTGCATCGGTTCGAGCTGATGATCGGGAAGATCTTGCCCTATGTCGCAATCGGCCTGGTGCAGATCGTGATCGTGCTGGCGGCCGGGCTGATTCTCTTCAGCGTACCCGTGCGTGGATCGCTCTTTGCCCTGGGTGTGGCTTCGATTCTGTTCATCGGCGCGAATCTGACGCTCGGTCTGGTGATCTCGTCGGTCACCGCCAACCAGCTGCAGGCGACCCAGCTGTCCTTCTTCTTCTTTCTGCCTTCGGTTCTCCTGTCGGGCTTCATGTTTCCGTTCGGTGCCATGCCCAGGCCCGCCCAATGGCTGGGCCTGCTCCTGCCGCTCACTCACTACGTCCGGATGACCCGAGGGATTCTCTTGAGGGGTTCGGGCCTCGGAGACCTCCTTCCGGAGGCCGCTGCACTGGCCCTGTTTCTGGTCGTGACCCTGGCGCTGGCCACCCGGCTGTTCAAGAAGGAGGTGGGTTAA
- a CDS encoding adenylate/guanylate cyclase domain-containing protein — MTLRLRWAFSILAILLLFALNLGVYFWGNARQTELILDLKTALESKDLVVEIRDLVARRQRDTEVMEPLVTTGAVRLDTGQLEDIRSRTREIEGMIERLHGLSHSSSTARLGAVFRDLAQAWLDVYETSVPLADPVAPADPAAAAAAAAAAAENEVSSQPFTYVERYAQTEALLAEQLAERTVGVEQAEQDFAAVAELADRITLAIFVASSLLTVGIAIWFSRFLRAAFARYVTSEVVDNVLKTASGLELGGEKREITILMADLRGFSSMSERIAPEKVVSVINNFLGVMTEIIVASGGMIDEFIGDAILVIFGAPLDRQDHAEAAVKCAIRMQLAMLEVNERNRSAGLPTVEMGIGVHSGEVVVGNIGSAKRTKYGAVGPSVNLAARIEANTVGGQILISEATFDQVSADLRVDDRLEIHPKGFEEPVVLLDIGGLAGRDGDPGLVLPEPGESLVRPAEEIAVRFVVMEGSRTGTTVRDGELLSLSHRAARVRTSADVAPLANLRLELLQGSDAAATRSLFAKVLSVEPRDDTFIARFTSVDPETAALLERLLNPPPS, encoded by the coding sequence ATGACACTCCGTCTTCGCTGGGCGTTTTCGATCCTCGCCATCCTTCTGCTCTTCGCCCTCAATCTGGGCGTGTACTTCTGGGGGAACGCGCGGCAGACGGAGCTCATCCTGGATCTGAAGACCGCCCTGGAGAGCAAGGATCTGGTCGTCGAGATCCGCGACCTGGTCGCCCGCCGCCAGCGCGACACCGAGGTGATGGAGCCCCTGGTCACCACCGGGGCGGTTCGACTCGATACCGGCCAGCTCGAGGACATCAGGAGCCGTACGCGAGAGATCGAGGGCATGATCGAGCGGCTTCACGGGCTTTCCCATTCCTCGTCGACGGCCCGGCTCGGAGCCGTCTTCAGGGACCTGGCGCAGGCTTGGCTCGATGTCTACGAGACCTCGGTTCCCCTGGCCGACCCGGTGGCCCCGGCAGACCCGGCGGCCGCAGCAGCCGCGGCTGCCGCGGCTGCCGAAAACGAGGTTAGCTCGCAACCCTTCACCTACGTGGAGCGATACGCGCAGACCGAGGCACTCCTGGCCGAGCAGCTGGCCGAAAGGACCGTCGGTGTCGAACAGGCCGAGCAGGATTTTGCAGCCGTCGCCGAGCTCGCCGATCGCATTACGCTCGCCATCTTCGTCGCCTCCTCGTTGCTCACCGTCGGCATTGCCATTTGGTTCTCTCGCTTCCTGCGCGCCGCCTTTGCCCGCTACGTGACCAGCGAGGTCGTCGACAACGTGCTCAAGACCGCGTCGGGGCTGGAGCTCGGGGGCGAAAAGCGCGAGATCACGATCCTGATGGCAGACCTGCGCGGCTTCTCCTCGATGTCGGAGCGGATCGCGCCGGAAAAAGTAGTCTCCGTGATCAACAACTTCCTCGGCGTCATGACCGAGATCATCGTTGCGAGTGGCGGCATGATCGACGAGTTCATCGGCGACGCGATCCTGGTCATCTTCGGAGCTCCTCTCGACCGGCAGGACCACGCCGAGGCCGCGGTCAAGTGCGCCATAAGGATGCAGCTCGCCATGCTCGAGGTCAACGAGAGAAACCGCTCCGCAGGCCTGCCCACCGTGGAGATGGGCATCGGCGTTCATTCCGGCGAAGTCGTGGTCGGCAATATCGGCTCGGCGAAGCGAACCAAATACGGCGCCGTCGGACCCAGCGTCAACCTCGCGGCGAGAATCGAGGCCAACACCGTCGGCGGCCAGATCCTGATCTCCGAAGCGACCTTTGATCAGGTTTCGGCCGATCTGCGAGTCGACGACCGGTTGGAGATCCACCCGAAGGGATTCGAAGAACCGGTTGTCCTCCTGGACATCGGCGGTCTGGCCGGCAGGGACGGCGATCCGGGGCTCGTTTTGCCGGAACCGGGCGAATCGCTGGTCCGGCCGGCGGAGGAGATCGCGGTCCGCTTCGTGGTCATGGAAGGCAGCCGGACCGGGACCACGGTACGGGATGGCGAGCTGCTGAGCCTGTCGCACCGGGCTGCAAGAGTGCGCACGTCGGCCGACGTGGCCCCGCTGGCGAATCTGAGGCTCGAGCTACTACAGGGCAGCGACGCCGCGGCGACGCGCTCGCTCTTCGCCAAGGTCCTTTCGGTGGAGCCTCGGGACGACACGTTCATCGCGCGCTTCACCTCGGTCGACCCGGAGACCGCCGCCCTTCTCGAGCGGTTGCTTAACCCACCTCCTTCTTGA
- a CDS encoding AarF/ABC1/UbiB kinase family protein produces MSTGKQAPRLPRVRRLSHLVRVLAGFYARRIGRAILSLLPGTSRRLAEVPSPERRFRALLEELGGTFIKLGQVLSLQPDLVPSSYCDELFDLLDRVPPFAYQDVERTFVEDLGRKPPEVFDRFDRVPFASASIGQVHRAALDGCELAVKVRRPTALRDFGGDIGLMKAMLWLISKLRLKKLDSLRLPLSEFIAWTGDELDYRREARYMEQVRVNTGTRPEARVPAVIQEISTARILAAEYLEGTTLLEYLRSLECGDPAVEYRLREIGFDAEKFADNILANFLGDVFRHGIFHADLHPANLLILPDNVVGYVDFGITGVISEYGGRHVLAMILALARHDVDELLEGIFRISEVTDDSDVEGFRNALREHAELWFGRSRAGDSRGGSELAIGYTRIMLDMIQLSRRFAVFPHEEAMRYMRSVITADGLIARFAPGFDVNRSLERLSRRHLESRTLASAFSADRMIDSWIVGSRLMRDGALRLDRLLDKLEKEGPIDSSSERPRSRSASSPARALRLGVSVLALTAMMILADEPVRSGLNLFLAEAVLIGVGTLMLTWTVFRWMLSNR; encoded by the coding sequence ATGAGCACCGGGAAACAGGCTCCCCGGCTGCCGCGGGTCAGGCGGCTGAGCCACCTTGTCCGGGTTCTGGCGGGGTTCTACGCGCGGCGAATCGGCAGGGCGATCCTGAGCCTTCTGCCCGGAACCTCGCGCCGGCTTGCCGAAGTGCCTTCTCCCGAGCGCAGATTCCGCGCTCTGCTCGAGGAGTTGGGAGGCACTTTCATCAAGCTCGGCCAGGTACTCTCGCTTCAGCCCGATCTGGTTCCGAGCTCCTACTGCGACGAGCTCTTCGATCTGCTGGATCGAGTGCCGCCGTTCGCCTACCAGGACGTCGAGCGGACGTTTGTAGAAGATCTCGGGCGCAAGCCACCCGAGGTTTTCGATAGGTTCGACCGCGTACCTTTCGCTTCTGCCTCCATTGGTCAGGTGCACAGGGCGGCTCTCGACGGCTGTGAGCTCGCTGTCAAGGTCCGTCGTCCCACCGCGCTTCGCGACTTCGGCGGCGACATCGGCCTCATGAAGGCAATGCTCTGGCTGATCTCGAAGTTACGCTTGAAGAAGCTCGACAGCCTGCGGCTGCCGCTCAGCGAGTTCATCGCCTGGACCGGCGATGAGCTCGACTACCGGCGGGAAGCTCGCTACATGGAGCAGGTGAGGGTCAACACCGGCACGCGCCCGGAAGCTCGCGTGCCGGCGGTCATCCAAGAGATCTCGACCGCTCGGATTCTCGCGGCCGAGTACCTCGAAGGGACCACGCTTCTGGAGTATCTTCGTTCGCTCGAGTGCGGGGACCCGGCTGTCGAGTACCGGCTTCGCGAGATCGGATTCGATGCCGAGAAGTTTGCCGACAATATTCTGGCCAATTTCCTCGGCGACGTGTTTCGCCACGGGATCTTCCATGCCGATCTTCATCCGGCCAACCTCCTCATCCTGCCTGACAACGTCGTCGGCTACGTCGACTTCGGCATTACCGGGGTGATCAGTGAGTATGGAGGTCGACACGTTCTGGCCATGATCCTGGCGCTCGCCAGGCACGACGTGGACGAATTGCTGGAGGGCATTTTCAGGATCTCGGAGGTCACGGACGACTCGGATGTCGAAGGGTTTCGCAACGCCTTGCGGGAGCATGCCGAGCTGTGGTTCGGTCGGAGTCGGGCCGGCGACTCTCGCGGCGGTAGCGAGTTGGCCATCGGGTACACCCGGATCATGCTGGACATGATTCAGCTGTCGCGGCGGTTTGCCGTCTTTCCGCATGAGGAGGCGATGCGCTACATGCGCTCGGTGATCACCGCCGATGGGTTGATCGCCCGTTTCGCTCCGGGTTTCGACGTCAACCGCTCGCTCGAGCGTTTAAGCCGTAGACACCTCGAGTCACGAACTCTGGCGAGCGCCTTCTCGGCCGATCGAATGATCGATTCCTGGATCGTCGGCAGCCGGCTGATGCGCGACGGCGCGCTCCGCTTGGACCGGCTGCTGGACAAGCTCGAGAAAGAAGGGCCGATCGATTCGAGCTCCGAGCGCCCTCGGTCCCGCAGCGCGTCGTCACCGGCGCGCGCCCTGCGGCTGGGCGTGTCCGTGCTCGCACTCACGGCCATGATGATCTTGGCAGACGAGCCGGTGCGATCGGGCCTCAATCTCTTCCTTGCCGAAGCCGTGCTCATCGGCGTCGGAACCCTCATGCTGACATGGACCGTATTTCGATGGATGCTCTCGAACCGCTAG
- a CDS encoding cyclic nucleotide-binding domain-containing protein translates to MSDVVTTSERVEEILAGVPIFSRLNKRDLKKLAKLCVPKTFEEQETIIQEGATGLGLFVITSGRAEVFKGKGEDKVVLGAMEEGDVLGEIALVDDQPRSASAVAQTPTECLLLTRDSFETLVKTEPEIAWCIVPSLAERVRELHARALAAEERFRLGESESKAKKRASASESEASEATAESEEDDDDETSEAWETMARMMRMPYGMMVGGLTGMTAMAKLGETFFRKLADETDLSDSDNLSDVMDKAPDGFVAATREALSEIEKMPQDMVDSFREIYKDA, encoded by the coding sequence ATGAGCGACGTCGTGACCACGAGTGAGCGCGTCGAGGAGATCCTCGCCGGGGTGCCGATCTTCTCGCGCCTGAATAAACGCGACTTGAAGAAACTGGCCAAGCTCTGCGTACCGAAGACGTTCGAGGAGCAGGAGACCATCATCCAGGAAGGAGCGACCGGTCTCGGGCTGTTCGTGATCACCTCGGGTCGGGCCGAAGTCTTCAAAGGAAAGGGCGAGGACAAGGTAGTTCTGGGGGCGATGGAAGAGGGGGATGTGCTCGGCGAGATTGCCCTGGTCGACGATCAGCCGCGCTCGGCAAGCGCCGTGGCCCAGACGCCCACCGAATGCCTGCTGCTGACCCGGGACAGCTTCGAGACCCTGGTCAAGACGGAGCCAGAGATCGCCTGGTGCATCGTACCCAGCCTCGCCGAGCGAGTCCGGGAGCTCCACGCTCGGGCGCTGGCGGCGGAGGAGCGATTCCGGCTGGGTGAGTCGGAGAGCAAGGCCAAGAAGAGGGCAAGCGCGTCCGAGAGCGAGGCTTCGGAAGCGACGGCCGAATCTGAAGAAGATGACGACGACGAAACCAGCGAAGCCTGGGAAACCATGGCTCGCATGATGCGCATGCCTTACGGAATGATGGTCGGTGGACTCACCGGCATGACCGCCATGGCGAAGCTGGGGGAGACTTTCTTCCGCAAGCTGGCGGACGAGACCGATCTCAGTGATAGCGACAACCTCTCCGATGTCATGGACAAGGCGCCCGACGGCTTCGTCGCCGCCACCCGAGAGGCTCTTTCCGAGATCGAAAAAATGCCGCAGGACATGGTCGACAGCTTCCGCGAGATCTATAAAGACGCGTAA
- a CDS encoding PAS domain S-box protein, which produces MKRVAADVARLRWPRVLGVFVAGGILSLALFWALQSAESDRIAFSFRRDANDRLSAFGGAVSHGLDTLVALDALYAATPDVERAAFRSFVTEHLLEEPGVAFLGWAPRVAAEDREEFESFVRDQTDDRPEIAAALGRFGIFDVQSGSPEPAAPRPEYFPVLHAEPPELARHTLGFDLASDPVQSEGLTRARAAHQMSASRRDRLRSDQPDRYGVLVFNPVYAESTRGDESTERLRGFLVGMFDVGAILDRGLAALEPRGIDMAVHDLDSSRDESLLHFHESRLRPGQGHPWSLDEALTPTGLGAVETVQVGDRRWLISCRPAAGYIATKRSWTAILALVGGLLLSGILAGAFFTILGREAETRGYAQDLLSAKQSLEDEAVQRERARADLVISEERFRRAFGSAPMGTATAGLDGRILQANPALCRMLQYEESQLLGMTIADITHPEDAPAERKKLERLVTGDAESVQYVERLRRRDQSEIWAELTVSLVRDADGNALYFVGQQQDITERRRASERLREARQTQERILDSLPLHVFLKDAQGRMQFLNATGRELLGLEPEDVVGKTDFDLFPEAEARALRMTDREVLETGRTINREETLSVGQRKMHLLSGKTRIQVEGSEEPYLLGFSIDLTPVKEAEEALVQSEYRFRQLVDNMSSGVAVYEAIDHGSDFVFRDYNRAAERIDGVPREEILGRRLTEAFPGAEEMGLVEILRNVWRTGEPRYLPTALYRDSRMESWRENYVYRLPSGEIVAIYDDVSERKRLETELLHAQKMEAVGRFAGGVAHDFNNLLQVVTGNIDLLLKGNFQPAERDLMLREVQEQAKRGTHLIRRLLVFSRSESYAPTAIDLGEVLRGAETLIRRLLKENIRLTVDLIDAPLPLAGDPGQLEQVLMNLIVNASDAMPEGGTLDLRSGFEGDREVWFSVGDSGPGIAEAMLDKIFDPYFTTESAAQGTGLGLAVVDGIVSLHGGRIEVDNRPGEGIEFRVVLPRNASPAETSGPEPEHAAALRTEGERVLVVEDQELVRGTVESMLGSLGYEVTTAADGGGARECASRQEFDLLVTDIVLPDITGVELAHELRAERPDLAVLLVSGYAEEAVRERGADLRFLQKPFRLEDLAQQAAAALLERPSRKA; this is translated from the coding sequence GTGAAGCGCGTGGCCGCCGACGTCGCTCGCCTTCGCTGGCCGCGCGTCCTAGGCGTTTTCGTCGCTGGCGGCATCCTGTCCCTGGCCCTGTTCTGGGCGCTCCAGAGTGCCGAATCGGACCGTATTGCGTTCAGTTTCAGACGTGACGCCAACGACAGACTTTCGGCGTTCGGGGGCGCCGTCAGTCACGGACTCGACACCCTGGTCGCCCTGGATGCACTCTATGCGGCGACCCCGGACGTCGAGCGAGCGGCCTTCCGCTCCTTTGTCACCGAGCATCTCCTCGAAGAGCCTGGAGTTGCCTTCCTGGGCTGGGCGCCGAGAGTCGCCGCCGAAGACCGGGAGGAGTTCGAGAGCTTCGTGCGCGACCAGACCGACGACCGGCCGGAGATCGCTGCCGCGCTCGGGCGCTTCGGCATCTTCGACGTCCAGTCCGGAAGCCCCGAACCGGCAGCTCCTCGGCCGGAGTACTTCCCGGTGCTCCATGCCGAGCCGCCGGAACTTGCCCGCCACACTCTGGGATTCGATCTGGCGTCGGACCCGGTGCAGAGCGAGGGATTGACGCGCGCTCGTGCTGCGCATCAGATGTCGGCGAGTCGGCGCGATCGTCTCAGGTCCGACCAGCCAGATCGATACGGAGTTCTTGTCTTCAACCCCGTCTATGCAGAGTCGACTCGCGGCGACGAAAGCACCGAGCGATTACGCGGTTTTCTCGTTGGAATGTTCGACGTCGGGGCGATCCTCGACCGAGGTTTGGCCGCCCTCGAGCCTCGAGGAATCGACATGGCGGTTCACGACCTGGACTCCTCCCGCGACGAGAGCCTGCTCCACTTTCACGAGTCGAGGCTTCGGCCCGGGCAGGGCCATCCGTGGAGCCTCGACGAGGCTCTGACTCCGACTGGGCTCGGCGCAGTCGAGACGGTTCAAGTGGGTGATCGGAGGTGGTTGATCTCGTGTCGCCCGGCAGCCGGCTACATTGCGACCAAGCGCTCGTGGACGGCGATCCTCGCCCTGGTCGGCGGACTGTTGCTATCCGGCATTCTCGCGGGAGCCTTCTTCACGATTCTGGGCCGGGAGGCCGAGACTCGGGGCTACGCGCAGGATCTTCTGAGCGCAAAACAGAGTCTCGAGGACGAGGCGGTACAAAGGGAGCGCGCCCGGGCCGACCTGGTGATAAGCGAGGAGCGATTCCGTCGCGCCTTCGGCTCTGCGCCGATGGGTACGGCAACAGCCGGCCTCGACGGCCGTATCCTGCAGGCGAATCCGGCGCTCTGCCGCATGCTCCAATACGAGGAAAGCCAGCTCCTGGGGATGACGATCGCCGACATCACCCATCCCGAAGATGCACCGGCGGAGCGCAAGAAGCTCGAGCGCTTGGTGACCGGAGACGCGGAGAGCGTGCAGTACGTCGAGCGACTTCGGCGCCGTGATCAATCCGAGATCTGGGCCGAGCTCACCGTCTCCCTGGTCCGCGACGCGGACGGCAACGCGCTCTATTTCGTCGGCCAGCAGCAGGACATCACCGAGCGCCGCCGGGCGAGTGAGCGACTCCGCGAGGCGCGGCAGACACAGGAGCGCATCCTCGACAGCCTGCCGCTCCATGTCTTCCTGAAAGACGCGCAGGGCCGGATGCAGTTTCTGAACGCCACGGGACGCGAGCTTCTGGGTCTCGAACCGGAGGATGTTGTCGGTAAGACCGACTTCGACCTCTTCCCGGAGGCCGAGGCACGAGCCCTTCGGATGACCGATCGCGAGGTTCTGGAGACGGGGCGAACCATCAATCGTGAGGAGACGCTCTCCGTCGGTCAACGCAAGATGCACCTGCTCTCCGGCAAGACGAGGATCCAGGTCGAGGGCTCCGAAGAGCCGTATCTCCTGGGTTTCTCCATCGACCTGACCCCGGTCAAGGAGGCCGAAGAGGCTTTGGTCCAAAGTGAATATCGCTTTCGCCAGCTGGTCGACAACATGAGCAGCGGCGTCGCCGTCTACGAAGCGATCGATCACGGCTCGGACTTCGTTTTTCGCGACTACAATCGCGCCGCCGAACGGATAGACGGAGTACCGCGAGAGGAGATTCTCGGCAGACGCTTGACTGAGGCCTTTCCCGGCGCCGAAGAGATGGGGTTGGTCGAGATTCTCCGGAACGTCTGGCGGACGGGCGAGCCGCGCTACCTGCCGACCGCGCTGTATCGCGATTCGAGGATGGAAAGTTGGCGCGAGAACTATGTCTACCGGCTACCGAGTGGCGAGATCGTCGCGATCTACGACGACGTCAGCGAGCGCAAGCGGCTCGAGACCGAGCTGCTGCACGCCCAGAAGATGGAGGCCGTCGGCCGCTTTGCCGGCGGTGTGGCCCACGACTTCAACAACCTGCTACAGGTCGTGACCGGCAACATCGACCTGCTGCTCAAGGGCAACTTTCAGCCGGCCGAGCGCGACTTGATGCTGCGCGAGGTCCAAGAGCAGGCGAAACGTGGTACTCACCTGATTCGCCGCCTGCTCGTCTTCTCGCGTAGCGAGAGCTATGCCCCGACAGCCATTGATCTGGGCGAAGTGTTGCGTGGGGCCGAGACGCTAATCCGCCGACTGTTGAAGGAGAACATCCGACTGACGGTCGACCTGATCGACGCGCCCTTGCCGCTGGCGGGCGATCCGGGGCAGCTGGAGCAGGTCTTGATGAATCTCATCGTCAACGCCTCCGACGCGATGCCGGAGGGCGGCACTCTCGACCTTCGGAGCGGGTTCGAGGGCGATAGAGAGGTCTGGTTCTCGGTCGGCGACAGCGGGCCAGGAATCGCAGAGGCGATGCTGGACAAAATCTTCGATCCTTACTTCACGACCGAGTCGGCCGCTCAGGGTACCGGTCTCGGGCTTGCGGTCGTCGATGGCATCGTCTCGCTTCACGGAGGGCGCATCGAGGTAGACAACCGACCCGGCGAGGGCATCGAGTTCAGAGTCGTCCTGCCTCGCAATGCCTCGCCAGCTGAAACCTCCGGCCCGGAGCCGGAGCACGCCGCGGCCTTGCGCACCGAGGGTGAAAGGGTCCTCGTCGTCGAGGACCAGGAGCTGGTGCGTGGAACCGTCGAGAGCATGTTGGGCTCACTGGGATACGAAGTAACGACAGCTGCCGATGGAGGTGGCGCCAGAGAGTGCGCTTCGCGCCAGGAATTCGATCTGCTGGTCACCGACATCGTGCTTCCGGACATCACCGGCGTCGAGCTGGCTCATGAGCTCCGTGCCGAGAGACCCGACCTGGCGGTGCTTCTGGTCTCCGGGTACGCCGAGGAGGCGGTGCGGGAGCGCGGCGCCGACCTGCGGTTTCTTCAAAAGCCCTTCAGACTCGAAGACCTGGCGCAGCAGGCCGCCGCTGCCCTGCTCGAGAGGCCGAGTCGCAAAGCCTAG
- a CDS encoding endonuclease V, with amino-acid sequence MGGCFTCFPRGSSGPGARGDRSWAGAALVARNQTVATAVAEGSAGAPYEAGLLALREGPLLAAAVRSLPSLPELLLVNATGLDHPRRAGLALHLGERLDLPTVGVTHRPLLAKGDWPDLVRGAHSPLSLSGCRVGWWLCTRNGARPLAIHAAWRTDPDTALAVVLRAGSGRVRTPEPLRHARRRARETRSEAEGPDRRRNRTLC; translated from the coding sequence ATCGGGGGCTGCTTCACCTGCTTTCCCCGCGGTAGTTCGGGCCCCGGCGCCAGGGGAGATCGCAGCTGGGCGGGAGCCGCCCTCGTCGCCCGGAACCAGACCGTCGCCACGGCGGTCGCCGAGGGCTCTGCCGGAGCTCCCTACGAGGCCGGGCTCCTGGCTCTTCGGGAGGGTCCGTTGCTGGCAGCCGCAGTTCGGAGTCTGCCCTCGCTTCCCGAGCTGCTTCTGGTCAACGCCACCGGCCTCGACCATCCCAGACGGGCCGGACTCGCTCTACATCTCGGCGAGCGGCTCGACCTCCCCACCGTCGGCGTGACCCATCGGCCGCTTCTCGCCAAAGGCGACTGGCCCGATCTCGTCCGCGGAGCCCACTCGCCACTCTCTCTTTCCGGCTGCCGCGTCGGCTGGTGGCTCTGCACACGGAACGGCGCTCGGCCGCTCGCGATCCACGCCGCCTGGCGGACCGATCCCGACACCGCTCTCGCCGTCGTGCTTCGGGCCGGCTCGGGCCGCGTCCGCACTCCCGAGCCGCTCCGGCACGCGCGACGGAGAGCTCGCGAAACCAGAAGTGAGGCCGAGGGACCTGATCGCCGTCGGAACCGGACCCTCTGCTAA